The following proteins come from a genomic window of Candidatus Krumholzibacteriia bacterium:
- a CDS encoding molybdopterin-dependent oxidoreductase, which translates to MSEKILVTLKVNDEERCLAVSPNLSLKDLIRDELGLTGTKGGCEAGDCGACTVLLNGRPVNSCLVLAVQADGQEVQTIEGLGENGDLHPLQKSFIHHGALQCGFCTPGMIMAAKALIDRNPDPTEAEILSALGGNLCRCGTYPRIIAAIQDWKSGGETVIDGHRLQDRDHSSVGIGVRRSDAPDKVSGRAKYTADLRLPGMLYGKILGSTVAHGKILSIDTERAEAMPGVLAVITGKDVPDIPYGVSPARYDEHILAKERVRYVGDEVAAVVAVDEASAEAALLEIEVLYEELPAVFDAEEAIADGAVQIHPEDSRFENNINTAVNWHFGDVEKGFEEADHIREQRFVGNRPYQSPIEPHAAIARWEHPGDRLSVWMSAQAPHYTHHMLSRVFDLPQGNIRMIKPAVGGGFGVKAETTPLEFCSVIFAKMTGRPVMMKYSREEMFRHFRGRHKQTMDLKIGVKKDGQICAVQSRILLNGGAYTSYGIVTAYYAGSMTPTLYKIPNYRYDGYRLYTNLPACGAMRGHGVPQPRFAFESLLDMIAEDLGIDPVEIRLRNAMTPDSSTCNDLDISSCEFTATLEKARKLTGWSGKYGKLPAGKGIGIGSGGFVSGAGYPIYRSDFPHSNAVIRVHEDGMAVSLHIATAEIGQGCDTVLPQIAAEELGIPYERVWMLESDSVQGPLDLGSYASRVTLMGGNAVKMAASVIKEQILEEAARILDCMSGDLKARDGKIFRTGVESPELDWDEVARKLFSKEGPIIGKGHYSPPPGLGGNYKGAAVGTSPAYSFSTAIAEVSVDLETGLVTVDHFTDVSDAGTVINPTTFHGQVEGAAIMGMGEALMEDTLFDDQGRMINPDLHGYLLPSIADTPKIDSQVVESYEPLGPFGAKEIGEGCIVPMMGAIANAIHDACGVRITELPITPEKILAGLKKKEQE; encoded by the coding sequence ATGAGTGAAAAGATCCTTGTCACCCTGAAAGTGAATGATGAAGAGCGATGCCTTGCCGTCAGCCCGAACCTCTCTCTCAAGGATCTGATTCGCGATGAACTGGGTCTTACCGGTACCAAGGGTGGCTGTGAGGCGGGAGACTGCGGAGCCTGTACGGTCCTGCTGAATGGTCGGCCGGTGAACAGCTGCCTGGTCCTCGCCGTGCAGGCGGATGGGCAGGAGGTGCAGACCATTGAGGGGCTCGGGGAAAATGGCGACCTGCATCCCCTTCAAAAGTCATTCATTCACCACGGCGCCCTGCAGTGTGGCTTCTGCACTCCGGGTATGATTATGGCTGCGAAGGCCCTGATTGACCGAAATCCCGACCCGACAGAAGCAGAAATCCTGTCCGCGCTTGGCGGGAACCTTTGCCGCTGTGGAACCTATCCCCGGATTATCGCCGCGATTCAGGACTGGAAGTCGGGTGGCGAAACGGTGATAGACGGTCACCGACTTCAGGATCGTGATCACAGCAGCGTAGGAATCGGTGTTCGTCGGAGTGATGCCCCGGACAAGGTGTCGGGCAGGGCGAAATACACGGCGGATCTTCGTCTTCCGGGAATGCTCTACGGGAAGATCCTCGGAAGTACGGTGGCCCACGGGAAGATCCTCAGCATCGACACAGAGCGTGCCGAAGCCATGCCCGGAGTTCTGGCCGTGATTACCGGCAAGGATGTTCCGGACATTCCCTACGGGGTGAGTCCCGCGCGTTATGACGAACACATTCTTGCGAAAGAGCGGGTTCGTTATGTCGGCGATGAGGTGGCTGCTGTCGTCGCTGTCGATGAGGCAAGCGCGGAAGCGGCCCTGCTTGAAATCGAGGTACTCTACGAAGAACTCCCGGCTGTTTTTGACGCAGAGGAAGCCATTGCGGATGGCGCCGTTCAGATTCATCCCGAGGATTCCCGTTTCGAAAACAACATCAACACGGCGGTGAACTGGCACTTTGGAGATGTGGAGAAGGGCTTTGAAGAAGCGGACCACATTCGCGAACAGCGTTTTGTTGGCAATCGCCCCTACCAGTCACCAATCGAACCCCATGCTGCCATAGCACGCTGGGAGCACCCGGGCGACAGGCTCAGTGTCTGGATGTCTGCACAGGCTCCCCACTACACTCACCACATGCTGTCCCGGGTCTTTGATCTGCCGCAGGGAAACATCCGAATGATCAAGCCCGCCGTGGGCGGCGGTTTCGGCGTGAAGGCAGAAACAACTCCCCTGGAGTTCTGCTCGGTGATCTTTGCAAAAATGACGGGCCGTCCCGTGATGATGAAATACTCGCGAGAGGAAATGTTCCGACACTTCCGCGGGCGGCACAAGCAGACCATGGATCTGAAGATCGGGGTCAAGAAGGACGGACAGATCTGCGCCGTGCAGTCCAGAATCCTCCTGAACGGGGGAGCCTACACTTCCTATGGCATCGTGACGGCCTACTATGCGGGGTCAATGACCCCGACTCTCTACAAGATTCCCAACTACCGCTATGATGGATATCGGCTCTACACAAATCTGCCGGCCTGCGGAGCCATGCGCGGCCACGGGGTTCCCCAGCCCCGTTTTGCCTTCGAGAGTCTCCTGGACATGATTGCCGAGGATCTCGGCATTGACCCCGTGGAAATTCGACTGCGTAATGCCATGACTCCCGACAGCAGCACCTGTAATGATCTCGACATTTCTTCCTGCGAGTTCACCGCCACCCTGGAGAAGGCTCGCAAGCTGACGGGATGGTCCGGGAAATACGGAAAGCTCCCGGCGGGAAAGGGAATCGGTATCGGTTCGGGTGGATTTGTTTCCGGAGCGGGCTATCCGATCTACCGTTCTGATTTTCCTCATTCAAATGCCGTGATTCGCGTCCATGAAGACGGGATGGCGGTTTCCCTCCACATTGCAACTGCGGAAATCGGACAGGGCTGTGACACCGTCCTCCCGCAGATTGCGGCCGAGGAACTGGGCATTCCCTACGAGCGGGTCTGGATGCTTGAATCCGACAGCGTTCAAGGTCCCCTGGATCTTGGTTCCTACGCCAGTCGTGTCACCCTGATGGGCGGCAATGCCGTGAAAATGGCGGCCTCTGTAATCAAGGAGCAGATCCTGGAAGAGGCGGCCCGGATTCTGGATTGTATGTCCGGCGACTTGAAAGCACGGGATGGCAAGATCTTCCGGACAGGTGTGGAGTCCCCGGAACTGGACTGGGACGAGGTCGCTCGCAAGCTTTTTTCAAAGGAGGGCCCGATCATCGGCAAGGGCCATTACTCGCCTCCCCCGGGACTGGGGGGAAACTACAAGGGTGCGGCCGTGGGAACCTCTCCCGCTTACAGTTTCTCGACGGCGATCGCGGAGGTTTCCGTTGATCTTGAAACCGGACTCGTCACCGTGGATCACTTTACCGATGTCAGTGATGCGGGGACCGTGATCAACCCGACGACCTTTCACGGGCAGGTGGAAGGTGCCGCCATTATGGGAATGGGAGAAGCCCTGATGGAAGACACTCTTTTTGATGATCAGGGAAGAATGATCAATCCGGATCTGCACGGCTATCTCCTTCCTTCGATCGCCGACACCCCGAAGATCGATTCGCAGGTTGTGGAAAGCTACGAGCCCCTGGGTCCCTTTGGTGCCAAGGAGATCGGCGAGGGCTGTATCGTCCCGATGATGGGTGCGATTGCAAATGCCATACATGATGCCTGTGGCGTTCGCATTACGGAACT
- a CDS encoding FAD binding domain-containing protein produces MSSFRFHRPGSLEEACKLGEKLQDRARYLAGGTELVPDFRSGRDSAEDLISLKDIPGLDSIQAEEEGLRIGSMATLAQIAHSDDVRQHSPALARAASLMAGEQIRSQATIGGNFCRAVSCADTPPICIVSEAQLQLHSLSGVRTMPAEDFFTGPRQTLLLPGEILHSLFLPNPGKGFGASYQRFTLKQGQALAVAAVAASLLLREGKIARARIALAAVAPTPLLVPDAGRFLEGKPADACHFPKASELAEAAASPICDLRGSEQYRRDLVKILSLRALEEALAIAEGGKDE; encoded by the coding sequence GTCCCGGGAGCCTGGAGGAGGCCTGCAAGCTCGGGGAGAAATTGCAGGATCGGGCTCGCTACCTTGCGGGAGGAACAGAACTGGTTCCCGACTTCCGAAGTGGTCGGGACAGTGCGGAAGACCTGATCAGTCTCAAGGACATTCCGGGCCTCGACTCCATCCAGGCAGAAGAAGAGGGTCTGCGAATTGGCTCCATGGCCACCTTGGCTCAAATCGCTCATTCCGATGATGTCCGACAACATTCCCCCGCCCTTGCCCGCGCGGCCTCCCTGATGGCAGGGGAGCAGATTCGTAGCCAGGCCACAATCGGCGGCAACTTCTGTCGCGCGGTTTCCTGTGCCGACACTCCCCCGATTTGCATTGTGAGCGAGGCGCAACTCCAGCTGCATTCCTTGAGCGGAGTACGGACGATGCCGGCCGAAGATTTCTTCACCGGCCCCCGGCAAACCCTTCTGCTGCCCGGGGAAATCCTCCACTCTCTCTTTCTCCCGAATCCAGGCAAGGGATTCGGGGCCAGTTATCAGCGCTTCACCCTGAAACAGGGACAGGCTCTGGCGGTTGCTGCCGTGGCGGCCAGTCTTCTTCTCCGGGAGGGCAAGATCGCAAGAGCCCGGATCGCTCTGGCTGCCGTAGCTCCCACGCCCCTGCTTGTTCCCGATGCGGGCCGTTTTCTGGAGGGCAAGCCGGCGGACGCGTGCCACTTCCCGAAGGCCAGCGAACTTGCGGAAGCCGCCGCTTCTCCCATCTGCGACCTTCGCGGAAGCGAACAGTATCGTCGCGATCTCGTGAAAATCCTGAGCCTGCGCGCCCTGGAAGAAGCTCTGGCCATTGCAGAAGGAGGCAAGGATGAGTGA